One Euphorbia lathyris chromosome 1, ddEupLath1.1, whole genome shotgun sequence DNA segment encodes these proteins:
- the LOC136211949 gene encoding large ribosomal subunit protein eL39z/eL39x, protein MPSHKSFMIKKKLGKKMRQNRPIPHWIRMRTDNTIRYNAKRRHWRRTKLGF, encoded by the exons ATG CCGTCGCACAAGAGTTTTATGATAAAGAAGAAGCTGGGGAAGAAGATGAGGCAGAATAGGCCTATTCCTCACTGGATTCGCATGCGAACCGACAACACTATCAG GTATAACGCTAAGCGCAGGCACTGGCGCCGTACCAAGCTTGGATTCTGA
- the LOC136211965 gene encoding protein SPIRAL1-like 2 yields MGRGVSAGGGQSSLGYLFGNNETANNAPAAKSVRQGGNNIFPSAAPAPAATQPIDKQLPAAGQSATAATQPTDKRVPAGVHGYLTNNYQRAEGQNCGNYITERPSTKVHAAPGGASSLGYLFGGGENTRSSPRK; encoded by the exons ATGGGACGCGGAGTTAGTGCCGGTGGTGGACAGAGTTCTTTGGGATACCTATTTGGTAACAACGAGACAGCTAACAATGCTCCGGCTGCCAAAAGTGTGAGACAAGGTGGAAACAATATCTTCCCTTCTGCTGCTCCTGCTCCTGCTGCAACACAACCAATTGATAAGCAACTTCCAGCAGCAGGCCAATCTGCTACTGCTGCAACACAACCAACTGATAAGCGAGTTCCAGCAGGCGTCCATGGCTATCTCACTAACAATTACCAGCGCGCTGAGGGCCAGAATTGCGGCAACTACATTACG GAGCGACCATCTACCAAAGTTCATGCTGCGCCCGGGGGTGCATCTTCTCTTGGCTATCTCTTTGGAGGGGGTGAAAATACTCGGTCTTCTCCCCGGAAATGA